The genomic interval GCTGCGCGCTCTTGCGCCCGACACCGGGCAGCGCGGCGAACTGGTCGATGAGGTTTTCAAGTGCATTCGGAAAAAATGACATGGGAATACCGTCCTGAATCAAGCATTGCGGATGGCGGCGATGGCGGCCGCGCGGTCACACCGGCGAAACACGGCACTGCCGGCCACAAGCACGTTGGCGCCTGCTTGCTTTACGAGCGGGGATGTCTCCGGGTCGATGCCGCCGTCCACCTCCAGCTCGCACGCAGGATTGACCTGCAGGATGCGCTCGTGCAGCGCTGCGATCTTCGGCAGCTGATCGGCCATGAAGCGCTGTCCGCCGAAGCCGGGCTCCACCGTCATGACCAGCGCCAGATCCAGCAGCGGCAGATACGGAATGAGCACGCTCTCCGGCGTCTTCGGCTTAATGGCAAGGCCGACCTTTTTGCCGTGCGCCTTCACATCCTCGATCGCGGCGAAAATGTCCTGCGGCTCGTCCGCCTCGACATGGAACACGACCAGGTCCGCACCGGCATCGCAAAACGCGCCGACATAGCGATGCGGCCGGTCGATCATGAGATGCACATCCAGAAACATCTGCGTATACCTACGCACGGACTTCACGACCGGAATGCCGATCGAGATATTCGGCACAAAAATGCCGTCCATCACGTCAATGTGGACATAGTCCGCACCGCCGGCCTCAATCTGGCGAATGTCCTCGCCAAGCGTGCAGAAGTCCGCCGAGAGAATGGAAGGTGCAAGTTTTGTCATGGATGCCACTCCGATCTATGGATATCCGGCAAGCCGGACACGATCCGCATTTCTATAACTAAGTTATTATACACCTGTTACGGTTATCCTGCAAGTACCGTCGGCAAAAAATCGCGGCTTGACGAACGCCGCCGCCTGCGCTATCATGTGCTTCAGATACTTCAAAGAATAGGAGTGAAGCACATGTCTATCGAAGCAGGAAGAGCGTATTTCCGGCAGTTTGGTATGGAGGACCGTGTGCAGGAGTTCACGGTCTCGAGTGCGACCGTTGATCTGGCGGCAAAGGCTCTTGGTGTTGAGGGTGCGCGGATCGCAAAAACGCTGTCGTTCAAAACGGCGGACGGCTGCATGTTGATCCTCGCCGCCGGCGATGCGCGCATTGATAACCATAAATTCAAGGAAAAATTCCACATGAAGGCCAAGATGCTCTCGG from Clostridiales bacterium carries:
- the rpe gene encoding ribulose-phosphate 3-epimerase, yielding MTKLAPSILSADFCTLGEDIRQIEAGGADYVHIDVMDGIFVPNISIGIPVVKSVRRYTQMFLDVHLMIDRPHRYVGAFCDAGADLVVFHVEADEPQDIFAAIEDVKAHGKKVGLAIKPKTPESVLIPYLPLLDLALVMTVEPGFGGQRFMADQLPKIAALHERILQVNPACELEVDGGIDPETSPLVKQAGANVLVAGSAVFRRCDRAAAIAAIRNA
- a CDS encoding YbaK/EbsC family protein: MSIEAGRAYFRQFGMEDRVQEFTVSSATVDLAAKALGVEGARIAKTLSFKTADGCMLILAAGDARIDNHKFKEKFHMKAKMLSADEVLELVGHPVGGVCPFGCKEGIPVYLDVSLQRFETVFPAVGSPSSAIELNLDELYKYSNALEWIDVCKLPAPAEA